The genomic interval CAGTCGGGTCACCCTGGTCTATTTCTAGTATGCCCTCAAGCTGTTCGAGTAAGCTCATTACCAATTTTAATCCTATCGATAAATTGGTTTCTATCGAAAAGCCGGGTGGCAAACTGTTGCCGCTGTTACCAACCGACAAAACAAATTGATTGGCTAAATTGGGCAGGAACGTGATAAACAATTCGCCCTGTCGATTATCTAAAAAGCCATGCTTGAGAGCGTTGGAGATTAATTCGTTGAGCATTAAACCGCAGGGAATGGCTTGACTAAGATTCAAAGAAATATCTGGACTCACCTCAATTCTCAGGGAAATTCGATCGGGTCGGACGTTGTAGATTTGAAATAGATTTGATGCCAGGGTTTGAATATACTCCCCAAACCGAATATCAACGAAGTTATTGGAGTGGTAGAGGCTGTCGTGAACTAAGGACATTGAGTCTATTCGGCTCTGGCTGTCTTCGAGGGCACTGCGAACCAGGGGATTTGTCACCCGTTCAGCTTGTAAACTCAGCAGGCTAGAAACAACTTGCAAATTGTTTTTGACTCGATGGTGAATTTCTTGCAGCAAGATTTCTTTTTCCCGCAGGGATGCTTTAATTTGAGCCTCTGCCTGTTTCATCTCGGTTAAACGCCGGGCACAAACGATGACCCCTGAAATTGTGCCATCGACTTCCATGTAGGGAGCATAGGTGAGACTAACAAACTGAGGACCGATCGTCGGATAGTGAAACCAGTCCTCATATTGGATCGTTTCGCCTGCAAAACACCGATCTAAACGAGGTTTGATGACCTTTTCAAAGACATCTTCACCCATCAGTTCAGCGATGGAATGCCCTACAATCTCGTCATATTGTTTATTGTTAATCGTCAAATAAGCCTGGTTCACTAAGCAATAGGTGTAGTTGAGATCAATCAGCGAGATACCATCTGGCGTCGCAGAAACAATCCGTTCAAACTGCCGCAGACCTGCTTCAGCCTGTTTACGATCGCTAATATCAATGGCGATCGTCGTTACAATCCAGCAGTGCTGCACAGCATCATAGCGGGAAGTAAAGGCATCGGAGATCCAGCGAATCGATCCATCTGGATGACGAAATCGATACTCAATGGTGATGGGTCGCTCGGCAAAAATGCTTTCCTTAAAGAGGGGAAAAATCCGCTCCCTGTCCTCTGGTAAAACCCGTGACTGCCACAGCTTTTTATCCTCCATGAATGCTTGTGGAGAATAACCAAAAACGCTTTTACATCCGATCGAACAGTAGTCACAATCGGATTCCCGATCGACATACACTCGAAAGCTTCCAATCGCAGCGATCGCGCTGTTCAAAATGTCATTTAATCTGGCTGCTGACGACTGAAAATAGACTTTATTTTCTGTCAGTTGATCTGCCAACTGTTGATTCCGGGTTAATGCCTGCTCTAGTTCAGCCGTTTGAGCCTTCACTGTTTGCTGCAATGCCTCCTGAACAGACTCTGAAGTGACGATTCCAAGCACTCTCCTGCTGGTATTCACCACAGGCAGAAACCGAATTTGATGGTGCTGCAACTTCTCCAAAACAATGGACAAGGTCTGAGTTTCTGTTTGGGTTAAGGTAATCACGGGTTGGGTCATCAAATCAGCGATCGCCGCAGTTGGCAAATCGATTCCAGCAGCCAGCGATCGCACCACATCCCTTGAGGTCAAAATACCGATCAAAGCTTGTTGCTCCATAACCAGAACACACTTTTTTTGGGTCTGGTTCATCTGCTGAAAGACAGCCAGCGCAGGAGTCTTTGCCGCAACGATGAGTGCGACTCGCCTCGTATCCTGGATGATTGCCATTTGCCCGAAAAGACTCAATCGATTTACAAATTCTGCTTGCAAGCGAGACAGATCATGCCTTTATCATGTCTAAAATTTCATCCAAATGATATCAGTCAGGAGGAAATATACCGCAGGAAATAGGAAAATTATGAATTAAGTAAGAAGGACTGACGTATTCTTTTATCCTTTGCCCTTTCCTCACCCATCAACAAATTCTTCCCTGCCTCGATTCCAGCCCGTGCCCACCAGGGGTTAGCCCAACCCAGCGGCGATCGACGGGTTCTGAATGGAGTTGGTAGCGGCTGTCGGAGGAAAGCCGGATTTGATTGGAGTGGTTATCCAAACTGGCATGAATCGTATACATCCCAAAGACCAACACATCTCCCGCCTTAAATTCGTTAGTCAGCCAGCGTCCACCGTAACGCTGACGGAGTGAAACCGGGTTGCTGGAGAGTGCGCCATTCCAGCTTTTTTGACCCGATCGATACAGGGATGCCGTTTTGCGGTTAAGGCAGTAACTATCGACATCCTTCTGCCCATAGGAGTTCCGAATTGAATGCAGGTGGTGGGACTTCTCCAAAATCATGAGTCCACCCATTGCCATAGAAACATCTCCCAGGGGAGTCCAGGTTGTGTAGAGGTTGGGGGTGCCCCGCCCCATGTAAACAATATCGCAGTGGGGATGAGTTCCGAAACCAGGGGCAACTGCCCGTAACCAGGTGTAGTCGAAATGCAGCACCGTCCCACCCAAAAACTGCTGATAAAACGCCATCAAGGTGCCTGTATAAAGCAAGGTGTGCAAACGAGGGCTGAAGGGTACCAGGTCAGGACGAAAGTGCATTTTTAGTTCAGCTCTGGCAACTGCGGCAATACGGGGAAAATTTGGATCAAGGCAGCCTTCTGCGGCGAGGCGATCGCAAATTTCTTGCCGGGCTTGCCATACCGCCTCAGCATCCAGTAGCCCTGGCAGATAGAGATAACCATCCGCCTGCATTCGTCGCCGTAGAGTATCGGGTTGATGGACAATCGGTGCAGAGCTTTTTAAAGAACCAAAAGCAGCAGGAGTGCGATCGAGTTCGTACCCAAGGGAAGTAAGCAAAGCCAGATTGAATGGATTGACCATTTAATTGTAAACGTCATCCGTTATCCGTGTTTAGCGTCCAGCAAAAACTGATGGCTGGTTGCCGATCGCTAATTGATTAAGCCTTACTCTCACCTGATCTGGATTTACTGTAGCAATTGATAATTAACACCAAAGGACAATGACCTATAACCCATAACCAACGACTAATAACATGTGATTAAGAACCGTTTTAATAGGAATTCCAACTGTGAACGAAGTCGAACGTTATCTATTTGATTTGCAGGGTTTTTTGATTGTTGAAAATGCGCTCTCCTTAGAGCAAGTTGCTGCAATTAATGAATTGCTGGATCAGCAGGTTAACCTGCATCAGGAATTGGAAAAACCGTGGTCCCGATTCGATCGCTTGCTGAGTTGGGGAGCACCGTTTCGAGATCTGATCGACAATCCCCGCATCACCCCTTATTTGCATACGCTATTGGGCAACCACTTTCGTTTAGATCACGAATATGTCCACCTAATTCGGCAACCAGGAACGGGACCGATCGGCTCATTTCTGCATGGTGGCGGAACCCCCTACGATCCTTGCCAATACTATCTTTACAAAGATGGACAAATGTACAACGGCTTAACCGCCGTTGCCTACCAACTGACAGATGTTGCCCCTGGAGAAGGAGGGTTTGGCTGCATTCCCGGTAGCCACAAAAGCCATTTTCCCGTACCGGACGCTTTGCAGGATTTG from Kovacikia minuta CCNUW1 carries:
- a CDS encoding histidine kinase dimerization/phosphoacceptor domain -containing protein; translation: MAIIQDTRRVALIVAAKTPALAVFQQMNQTQKKCVLVMEQQALIGILTSRDVVRSLAAGIDLPTAAIADLMTQPVITLTQTETQTLSIVLEKLQHHQIRFLPVVNTSRRVLGIVTSESVQEALQQTVKAQTAELEQALTRNQQLADQLTENKVYFQSSAARLNDILNSAIAAIGSFRVYVDRESDCDYCSIGCKSVFGYSPQAFMEDKKLWQSRVLPEDRERIFPLFKESIFAERPITIEYRFRHPDGSIRWISDAFTSRYDAVQHCWIVTTIAIDISDRKQAEAGLRQFERIVSATPDGISLIDLNYTYCLVNQAYLTINNKQYDEIVGHSIAELMGEDVFEKVIKPRLDRCFAGETIQYEDWFHYPTIGPQFVSLTYAPYMEVDGTISGVIVCARRLTEMKQAEAQIKASLREKEILLQEIHHRVKNNLQVVSSLLSLQAERVTNPLVRSALEDSQSRIDSMSLVHDSLYHSNNFVDIRFGEYIQTLASNLFQIYNVRPDRISLRIEVSPDISLNLSQAIPCGLMLNELISNALKHGFLDNRQGELFITFLPNLANQFVLSVGNSGNSLPPGFSIETNLSIGLKLVMSLLEQLEGILEIDQGDPTVFRIIFEPSG
- a CDS encoding phytanoyl-CoA dioxygenase family protein, with the translated sequence MLTSLGYELDRTPAAFGSLKSSAPIVHQPDTLRRRMQADGYLYLPGLLDAEAVWQARQEICDRLAAEGCLDPNFPRIAAVARAELKMHFRPDLVPFSPRLHTLLYTGTLMAFYQQFLGGTVLHFDYTWLRAVAPGFGTHPHCDIVYMGRGTPNLYTTWTPLGDVSMAMGGLMILEKSHHLHSIRNSYGQKDVDSYCLNRKTASLYRSGQKSWNGALSSNPVSLRQRYGGRWLTNEFKAGDVLVFGMYTIHASLDNHSNQIRLSSDSRYQLHSEPVDRRWVGLTPGGHGLESRQGRIC
- a CDS encoding phytanoyl-CoA dioxygenase family protein; translated protein: MNEVERYLFDLQGFLIVENALSLEQVAAINELLDQQVNLHQELEKPWSRFDRLLSWGAPFRDLIDNPRITPYLHTLLGNHFRLDHEYVHLIRQPGTGPIGSFLHGGGTPYDPCQYYLYKDGQMYNGLTAVAYQLTDVAPGEGGFGCIPGSHKSHFPVPDALQDLETPHACIQEISAKAGSAIIFTEALTHCTLFWQGKQERRTLFYKYSPCSSAWLRQYYNPDDYPDLTEAQRRILKTPGVRPEM